In the Salmo trutta chromosome 13, fSalTru1.1, whole genome shotgun sequence genome, CAGTTGTCTGTGGAGGGGATGGCGCCCACCAGCACGTAGGCCTGGGCGCACTGGGCCTTGAACAGGTCGGTGAGCTGGGACTCGTGGCGGACCCAGGCGTTCTGGTTGAGCTTGGGGTTCTGGGGCACCACGTTGGTCAGGGTGAAGGTGGCGTTACGACTGGGGACTTGGGGAGGAAAGGAAGGGGGGTGACCGTGTGAGattaaggagagagaaagaggaggaatatactgtaggtttaatAATTTGTCATGAGATTAATTAGTAAATGTTACAAAGTAGCAATGGCATGTTGAGGCCCACTTGGAGTCAACTTTGAGGCAGCGTTGTGTGTTTGCTGGGTTGTGTATATAAACTTGGGTTTACCTTGTACTTAACTTTCAGCTCAATAGTTGACCATCACAGTAGTCCACACTGAACTAAGAAACAATTCTAAGAATCCTAACAACATTGGAATTGAAATGTTGTTGCATGAAATCTGTTCAAAGCAGAGCCGGTATTGTGGAGTAGACTACCTGCATGGTGTCCATTGGGGTTGAGATGGCCGCGGTCGAAGCCAGAGTGGGTGTAATCCTCATTGAGTGCCTGTCTCTCGCCCAGGTAAACCCCAGGGTGATCTTTCCCCAGCCAGTACCCGTCCTTCATCTCTGCACCCCACGTAAGGTTCACGAGCTGGGAGGGACAGTAAACTGCTGTTACAACCCCAAGCTTCAGAGCAATTCAAACATAAAATATCATTGATCTTTCTCAACTTTTTAGGCATCTAATAAAAAATGTTCCCCAATTTATTTTGGCGACAATCTGCGTTTTTGAATTTGGGTCACCAACGTAGAGTTATTGATGTGAGTTGTTGAGGAGACTGTCCTATGGCATGTCTGTTTCTAGCCACAGACACATCTGCCCTGTTCTCATGACCCACCTGTGGCTCCACAAACCAGCGCTTCTCCCTGCCTCCTCCGTTGCTGGGCTGGAAGCGGTAGGCTGAATACACAGCAATGCGGTGGTTGGTGTCATACAGCGTGGCAAAGTGGTACCTGTTGTAGAAGCGCTGGCACAGGCGGGCAGCGCCGGGGGTGGCAGCACCCCAGCCCGGTACCTTCCCCTGGTAGAAATACTCAACACACTCCGGGATGTCCTCGAAGTTGGCCACCACGTCCCCCTCAACGAGGGACAGGGTTCCAGCCAGGAGAACACACAGAGCAACCGGGACCGACATTATTGGATGGGACGTTCCTACTTCCTAGCTGATTGCTTTCTCCTCGTGTTCTCTGGTCACGACTAGCTGTGTCTATCCACTCACCTGTCCAGCACCAAGCTGTGCCTCTGAAGTAGAGCCCAATGGTTGAACCCGTATAGCCCGTTTAACCAGCACTGCCCCTTTTAACCTGCTTTTCCACTTGTTACACTCTCATTTCCTCTATCTCTGCCCGCTTGACACTTGAAGGTTACAGGGACTGGATAGATCCAAATGTACATGGTTCTCTCAGGTGGTGTGTATGTGACATAGACCAGCTGTTATGCGTTTGCTGTGTGTACTCTGTTTATCTGCAACTTTTGTTATGCTGTATTTTCGCTGTATTTCATTGGTGGTGAGGAGAACGTTGATGTGAGGAGAACTTGACTTGCTCTGTCAGGCCGTCTGTCTCTCCAGAGTGAGATACAGGGGATATAGCTGGTTTGATATAATGATCGCCGATCTTCAATAGGAAGCCCAGTACTCAGAATTTGGGCACTGAGATTTGTGTATACTGTTTTGTGATTGGAAggtgtatacagtacagtacagtgtgtgttCATGTTAGTCATCAGTATGATGTCCTTGTGGTGTCATGCCTCCTATACAGGAAGCAGCTGTTTTAACACAAGCAGTCTGCCCTAGGAACAATAACAATCAATACCTATATCAACAAATCTAATTGTATTCatgacatgcgccgaatacaactggtgttgactacagtgaaatgcttgcttacgaaccTTTCCCAACAAAGAagaatttaaaaataataatatatttttttaactaacacaaggaataaaatcaaatacacaagaatggagctatatacaggaagtaccagatcaatgtgcaacaaagcatccttctgTCACGCTCACTATTTTCAAACTCCCTGTcgtaaataagccaaggcgcaacgtgcatggaattccacatcctttaatcgaagtgaaaccaaaaacaatacagaaaggAAATGGAACGTggcgttctgggctgctcacaggcagctacacaaaaacaagatcccacaatcacaggtgggaaaaggctgcctaagtatgattcccaatcagagacaacaatagacagctgcctctgattaggaaccacactcggccaaaaacaaagaaacagacaacatagaatgcccaccccacatcacaccctgacctaatcaaatagagaaataaaactgCTCTcaaaggtcagggcatgacaccttcactcatgctgccaaacataccctcgtaaaactgaccatcctaccgatcctcgacttcggtgatgtcacctataaaatagcctcaaacgctctactcaacaaattggatgcagtctatcacagtgccatccgttttgtcaccaaagccccatacactacccaccattgcgacctgtacgctctcgttggttggccctcgcttcatactcgtcgccaaacccactggctacagattatctacaagtctctgctaggtaaagcctcgccttatctcagctcactggtcaccatagcagcacccactcgtatcACGCGCTCCAGccggtatatctcactggtcacccccaaagccaattcctcctttggtcgtctttccttccagttctctgctgccaatgactggaacaaactgcaaaaatctctgaagctggagattcatatctccctcaccaactataagcaccagctgtcagagcagctcacagatcactgcacctgtacatagcccatctgtaaacagcccatctgtctacctacctcatccccatactgtatttatttatttatcttgctcctttgcaccccagtatccctacttgcacattcatcttctgcacatctaccattccagtgttttaattgctatattataattacttcgccaccatggcctatttattgccttaactcccttatcttacctcatttgctctctctgtatatagactttttgttttattttgttctactgtattattaactatgtgtcacgtcctgaccagcagatggag is a window encoding:
- the LOC115206098 gene encoding endonuclease domain-containing 1 protein-like, which gives rise to MSVPVALCVLLAGTLSLVEGDVVANFEDIPECVEYFYQGKVPGWGAATPGAARLCQRFYNRYHFATLYDTNHRIAVYSAYRFQPSNGGGREKRWFVEPQLVNLTWGAEMKDGYWLGKDHPGVYLGERQALNEDYTHSGFDRGHLNPNGHHAVPSRNATFTLTNVVPQNPKLNQNAWVRHESQLTDLFKAQCAQAYVLVGAIPSTDNWIVKDNVRRVNIPEYIWNAYCCVDNNGEPVRSGGATALNTEQNRVDQRSLLELNGFLQQYSNAPVGELFHNNCQAH